The following coding sequences lie in one Kribbella sp. NBC_00709 genomic window:
- a CDS encoding DUF969 domain-containing protein yields the protein MWVLLAIAVVVVGFALRINSMLVVTAAGIVAGLIGGLSPVKILNAFGDGFAGSRSVTVFIVTLPVIGLIERYGLQHQARKLISKLRVLTTGRLLALYMLIRQGTAAVGLTSIGGYAQAVRPLIHPMAAGAAERKYGTLPEKMQEKIKGFAASADTVGVFFGEDIFVAIGSILLITGFVDTTYGLKLEAIDIAVWAIPTGICALLIHGSRLWLLDRTLDKMAAEADADADAEEATR from the coding sequence ATGTGGGTTCTGCTCGCCATTGCGGTGGTGGTCGTCGGGTTCGCGCTCCGGATCAACTCGATGCTGGTCGTCACCGCGGCCGGGATCGTGGCCGGCCTGATCGGCGGCCTGTCTCCGGTCAAGATCCTGAACGCGTTCGGCGACGGGTTCGCCGGCAGCCGGTCCGTCACCGTCTTCATCGTCACGTTGCCCGTCATCGGGCTGATCGAGCGCTACGGCCTGCAACACCAGGCCCGCAAGCTGATCAGCAAGCTGAGGGTCCTCACCACGGGCCGCTTGCTGGCCCTGTACATGCTGATCCGGCAAGGCACGGCCGCGGTCGGACTGACCAGCATCGGCGGCTACGCGCAGGCAGTCCGGCCGCTGATCCATCCGATGGCTGCCGGCGCGGCCGAGCGCAAGTACGGCACCTTGCCGGAGAAGATGCAGGAGAAGATCAAGGGCTTCGCGGCCAGCGCCGACACCGTCGGGGTCTTCTTCGGTGAGGACATCTTCGTCGCGATCGGCTCGATCCTGCTGATCACCGGCTTCGTGGACACGACGTACGGCCTGAAACTCGAAGCGATCGACATCGCCGTCTGGGCGATCCCGACCGGCATCTGCGCGCTGCTCATCCACGGCTCGCGGCTGTGGTTGCTGGATCGCACGCTCGACAAGATGGCCGCCGAGGCCGACGCCGACGCTGACGCCGAGGAGGCGACCCGGTGA
- a CDS encoding uracil-DNA glycosylase, which translates to MLWRVSPKTLTDLVAPDWAEALAPVEDTVARMGEFLRGEIAAGRPYLPAGENVLRAFKQPLEQVKVLVVGQDPYPTPGHPVGLSFSVAPDVRPIPRSLANIYRELMADVGVPAPSNGDLTPWAEQGVLMLNRVLTVQPGKSGAHRGKGWESVTEQAIHALVDRGGPLVAILWGRDAQTLKPMLGSTPYVESAHPSPMSADRGFFGSRPFSRVNALLEQQGATPVDWRLP; encoded by the coding sequence ATGCTGTGGCGGGTGAGTCCCAAGACGTTGACGGATCTGGTGGCGCCGGACTGGGCCGAGGCTTTGGCGCCGGTCGAGGACACGGTCGCGCGGATGGGTGAGTTCCTGCGCGGCGAGATCGCTGCGGGGCGGCCGTATCTGCCGGCGGGTGAGAACGTGTTGCGCGCGTTCAAGCAGCCGCTGGAGCAGGTGAAGGTGCTGGTGGTCGGCCAGGACCCGTACCCGACGCCCGGACACCCGGTGGGTCTCAGCTTCTCGGTCGCGCCGGACGTTCGGCCGATTCCGCGGAGCCTGGCGAACATCTACCGCGAGCTGATGGCGGACGTCGGCGTACCGGCTCCGTCCAACGGTGATCTGACGCCGTGGGCCGAGCAGGGTGTGTTGATGCTCAACAGAGTGCTCACCGTGCAGCCCGGCAAGTCCGGTGCGCACCGCGGCAAGGGCTGGGAGAGCGTGACCGAGCAGGCGATCCACGCGCTGGTGGACCGCGGCGGCCCACTGGTTGCGATCCTCTGGGGCCGCGACGCGCAGACCCTCAAGCCGATGCTCGGCAGCACGCCATACGTCGAGAGCGCACACCCGAGCCCGATGTCCGCGGACCGCGGCTTCTTCGGCTCCCGCCCGTTCAGCCGCGTCAACGCCCTCCTGGAGCAGCAAGGCGCGACTCCGGTCGACTGGCGCCTCCCCTAA
- a CDS encoding ABC-three component system protein, whose protein sequence is MNFEQRMYARLLFTQQLADLHGSGFEDFFHKIMCARHPDFLDVRTHGNLGDQGADGLTLHSRKLYACYAPQKFDAAAVKGKFASDLAKATAKRGGQFDTFVFVHNDRWGVHPEIATLLADAAYVDESIDFELMGCTRLWHECMRLDKMATEDVLGCEIPIKQLTFGIGMEDLAPLLKHLKDLRAESDPLMPLPDVPHKKLDFNDLRGVARQSLLQGMRNSHLVDAFYDGTVRELEHDEVAQGFRLYYEQVRHDWDDPEDVLWQLELYVLGNESQQPRTQRAAWVVLSHFFERCDIFEVPPHDWSPSGTIGMPA, encoded by the coding sequence ATGAACTTCGAACAGCGTATGTACGCTCGGCTGCTTTTCACTCAACAATTAGCAGATCTGCACGGATCTGGGTTCGAAGATTTCTTCCACAAGATCATGTGTGCACGCCATCCAGATTTCCTAGATGTAAGAACGCATGGAAATCTCGGTGACCAGGGAGCCGATGGGCTGACTCTCCACTCGCGCAAACTTTACGCATGTTATGCGCCGCAGAAATTTGATGCTGCAGCAGTGAAGGGCAAGTTCGCATCAGACCTTGCGAAGGCGACGGCGAAGCGTGGCGGCCAGTTCGACACATTCGTATTTGTGCATAACGACCGCTGGGGAGTGCATCCCGAGATTGCAACGCTGCTTGCCGATGCTGCTTATGTTGACGAGTCGATAGATTTCGAACTGATGGGTTGCACGCGCCTCTGGCATGAGTGCATGCGCCTTGACAAGATGGCGACCGAGGATGTTCTCGGATGTGAGATTCCAATCAAGCAACTCACATTCGGAATTGGTATGGAAGACCTCGCCCCCCTTTTGAAGCACCTGAAGGATCTGCGAGCCGAATCTGACCCGCTCATGCCATTACCAGACGTTCCCCATAAGAAACTGGATTTCAACGATTTGCGAGGCGTCGCGCGGCAAAGCCTGCTGCAAGGAATGCGGAACAGTCACCTCGTTGACGCTTTCTATGATGGGACTGTACGAGAACTGGAGCATGACGAGGTCGCTCAGGGGTTCCGCCTGTACTACGAACAGGTGCGCCATGACTGGGACGATCCGGAAGACGTTCTGTGGCAACTTGAGCTGTATGTGCTTGGGAATGAGTCACAACAGCCGCGAACTCAACGAGCCGCATGGGTCGTCTTATCGCACTTTTTTGAGCGCTGCGACATATTCGAGGTACCTCCGCACGACTGGAGCCCATCAGGGACGATCGGAATGCCAGCGTGA
- a CDS encoding ABC-three component system middle component 6: MITPTKGIAPDRCLLAVGAQVLLQLDEPRSVSQAWARLKAWRIEHGHHSPVSFGWFILALDALYSMGAVELRRDVLVIRSTNAATSER, encoded by the coding sequence GTGATCACACCGACTAAGGGCATTGCGCCGGATCGTTGCCTGCTGGCTGTCGGCGCTCAGGTGTTATTGCAGTTGGACGAGCCGCGGTCCGTCAGCCAGGCTTGGGCCAGGCTTAAGGCTTGGCGGATCGAACATGGTCATCACTCTCCGGTATCGTTTGGCTGGTTCATCCTCGCCCTGGACGCTCTCTACAGTATGGGTGCGGTGGAATTGCGACGTGATGTCTTGGTGATTAGGAGCACGAATGCTGCGACGTCTGAGCGCTGA
- a CDS encoding ABC-three component system protein encodes MLRRLSADDPRFKTVTFTDGLNLIVADTTTASSDTDSRNSAGKSSMIELIHFLLGARSDSRSLFAKKALRDITFCLQMDWPTTKELSVYRRGNRSGTVRLDPDVTGGNQVTLFNADEPAEVSVEQWNQLIDEYLFGFGEDHPGISGRTLLSFLVRRVSAHGFNEATRTFSRQSDADATTNLAYLLGLDWQLADGYRQLAARQATRNQLRKAVNDPVWGRIVGSTADLRGQITLAQAQVDRLQSQISNFQVVPQYERVKDQADAIARRIKQLSQDDVIDRSNLEDLQQAVNEVSEVDVDYLEPVYQELGIIMADQVRQRFEDVKTFHHSVVRNRRRFLDEEVTELTERLEARRVERARLGDEQARLLRTLNEGGALEALTALQQALAREEAALAALRHRYDAAQTLEASSRQLTAQRLELQQAVTTDLDERAEQTTEATLLFSGYAQRLYGEGREAYLAIEATRNNLKITPRIHSDDSRGISNMVIFCFDLTISVLAWRYGRGPNFLIHDSHLFDGVDDRQLAAALTLARDVAREEGMQYIATLNTDDLDKAARRGFDPTSHIREPRLTDALETGGLFGFRF; translated from the coding sequence ATGCTGCGACGTCTGAGCGCTGATGATCCGCGTTTCAAAACCGTCACTTTTACCGACGGACTGAATCTTATTGTTGCGGACACCACGACTGCATCCTCGGACACCGACAGCCGAAACAGTGCGGGCAAGTCGAGCATGATCGAATTGATTCACTTTCTGCTTGGCGCTCGGTCAGACTCCCGATCATTGTTCGCAAAGAAGGCGTTGCGTGACATCACGTTCTGCTTGCAGATGGACTGGCCCACTACCAAAGAGTTGTCCGTCTACCGTCGAGGCAACCGCTCCGGAACTGTGCGGCTTGACCCAGATGTCACCGGCGGGAACCAGGTTACGCTTTTTAACGCCGACGAGCCGGCCGAAGTCAGTGTTGAGCAGTGGAACCAGTTGATTGATGAGTATTTGTTCGGCTTCGGTGAAGACCATCCGGGGATCAGTGGGCGCACTCTACTTTCCTTCCTCGTGCGGCGAGTTTCTGCGCATGGTTTCAATGAGGCAACTCGCACATTTTCGCGTCAGTCTGATGCGGACGCCACTACCAATCTCGCATATCTTCTCGGTTTGGACTGGCAACTGGCAGACGGTTATAGGCAGTTGGCCGCACGTCAAGCCACCAGGAACCAGTTGCGCAAGGCAGTTAACGATCCGGTGTGGGGAAGGATCGTTGGCTCGACCGCAGATTTGCGCGGGCAGATTACACTGGCGCAAGCGCAGGTCGATCGTTTGCAATCCCAGATCAGCAACTTCCAGGTTGTACCGCAATATGAACGAGTCAAGGACCAGGCTGACGCGATTGCTCGTCGGATCAAACAACTCTCTCAAGACGATGTGATCGACAGGAGCAACCTCGAAGACTTGCAGCAGGCTGTTAATGAGGTCAGTGAGGTAGATGTTGACTATCTGGAACCTGTCTACCAAGAGCTCGGCATCATCATGGCGGACCAAGTTCGCCAGCGTTTTGAAGATGTAAAGACTTTCCACCACTCGGTCGTGCGTAATCGCCGCCGCTTCTTGGATGAGGAAGTCACCGAGTTGACCGAACGTCTGGAGGCTCGGCGCGTCGAGCGTGCAAGGCTCGGCGATGAACAGGCTCGACTCTTGCGTACCCTGAATGAGGGTGGTGCTCTGGAAGCGCTCACGGCCCTTCAGCAAGCCCTCGCCCGTGAGGAGGCTGCGTTGGCAGCCTTACGGCACCGTTATGACGCTGCTCAAACACTCGAAGCAAGTTCGAGGCAACTCACGGCTCAACGGCTGGAGCTCCAGCAAGCTGTCACGACCGACCTCGACGAACGAGCTGAGCAGACAACGGAGGCTACTCTCCTGTTTTCCGGCTACGCCCAGCGCTTGTATGGGGAGGGACGAGAGGCGTACCTCGCTATCGAGGCCACCCGCAACAACCTAAAAATCACGCCGAGAATTCACAGTGACGACAGCCGGGGCATCAGCAATATGGTCATATTTTGCTTCGATCTCACTATCTCGGTATTAGCGTGGCGTTATGGTCGGGGTCCCAATTTCCTGATTCATGACAGCCACCTATTCGATGGCGTGGACGACCGGCAACTGGCGGCTGCACTTACACTTGCGCGCGACGTTGCTCGAGAAGAAGGCATGCAGTACATCGCTACTCTCAACACCGACGACCTTGATAAGGCTGCTCGTCGCGGTTTTGACCCCACGTCTCATATCCGCGAGCCGCGCCTGACCGATGCGCTTGAGACAGGAGGCCTGTTCGGCTTTCGTTTCTGA
- a CDS encoding Scr1 family TA system antitoxin-like transcriptional regulator — translation MPAAAAPSPLGVELRWMRKVAGMSGKQAAEKTGVSQVAISRWETGARHPDLAAVDSLRSATIEKVGTLLADDTLTGAERRQLVEAFDRLTSEDYRLLLSRLVDEGATEVLSTFVITRTGLVERQQEIHRLEMQAYQIRHFQPLFAPGQLQTLEYARHLMLGYEKDPVKAEAAAEARVERVKVIMKGPRPKYHVVLTESALDVTFKDAPPDLRVGLLKQIAEGARRPHITVQIMPRGRPYGLVPIGSFVIYDIGKDDSVVLADTFAAQVTFRSSRDVRQYDMFWEELVELALDPHESLNWLADAIRESEGN, via the coding sequence ATGCCAGCGGCAGCGGCCCCGTCGCCTCTCGGCGTCGAGCTTCGTTGGATGCGGAAGGTTGCGGGCATGTCAGGGAAGCAGGCGGCCGAGAAGACGGGCGTCTCGCAAGTTGCGATCTCGCGCTGGGAAACTGGGGCGCGGCACCCGGATCTAGCGGCGGTGGACTCGCTTCGGAGTGCCACAATTGAGAAGGTCGGCACGTTACTTGCTGACGACACCTTGACGGGCGCTGAGCGCCGTCAGCTCGTGGAGGCCTTCGACCGGCTTACGAGCGAAGATTACAGGCTTCTCCTGTCCCGCCTGGTCGATGAAGGCGCAACGGAAGTTCTCTCGACTTTTGTGATCACTCGAACGGGCTTGGTTGAGCGACAACAGGAGATTCATCGCCTCGAAATGCAGGCGTATCAGATCCGTCATTTCCAGCCTTTGTTTGCGCCGGGTCAGTTGCAGACGTTGGAATATGCTCGCCATCTAATGCTGGGGTATGAGAAAGACCCCGTGAAGGCTGAAGCTGCAGCGGAGGCGCGGGTTGAGCGTGTCAAGGTAATCATGAAGGGCCCGCGCCCGAAGTATCATGTCGTTCTGACGGAATCCGCTCTAGATGTAACCTTTAAGGATGCGCCGCCTGATCTGCGTGTTGGCCTGTTGAAGCAAATTGCTGAGGGCGCACGAAGGCCACACATTACGGTGCAGATCATGCCTCGCGGGCGACCGTACGGTCTCGTGCCGATTGGAAGTTTCGTCATCTACGACATTGGGAAAGATGACTCTGTCGTGCTGGCAGATACATTTGCTGCTCAGGTCACATTTAGGTCGAGTCGTGATGTACGTCAGTACGACATGTTTTGGGAAGAATTAGTAGAACTGGCGTTAGATCCTCATGAATCGTTGAACTGGTTGGCTGATGCCATCCGGGAGAGTGAAGGGAATTGA
- a CDS encoding DUF397 domain-containing protein translates to MATVPVPPPLDDFGPFRAAQSGGGCGNDSPCVEVAKGPDGWRAVRDSKLGDDSPVLTFDAAEWRVFAAGLRAGEFD, encoded by the coding sequence GTGGCAACTGTTCCTGTCCCGCCCCCGCTCGACGACTTCGGTCCGTTCAGAGCTGCTCAGAGTGGCGGCGGCTGTGGAAACGACTCACCCTGCGTCGAGGTGGCAAAGGGGCCCGACGGGTGGCGTGCGGTTCGTGACTCGAAGCTCGGTGACGACTCACCGGTCCTGACGTTCGACGCTGCTGAGTGGCGTGTCTTCGCTGCTGGGCTGCGCGCCGGCGAATTCGACTAG